In one window of Rhinopithecus roxellana isolate Shanxi Qingling chromosome 15, ASM756505v1, whole genome shotgun sequence DNA:
- the LOC104657239 gene encoding spliceosome RNA helicase DDX39B-like: protein MQDSMEIFMDNEMKLMLHGLQQYYMKLKDNQKNWKLFDLLNVLEFNQLRIFVKSVQQHIALAQLLVEQNFPAIAIHLVNSCGYQPTWPRNGH from the exons ATGCAAGATTCAATGGAGATCTTTATGGATAATGAGATGAAGTTGATGCTGCATGGGCTGCAGCAGTACTACATGAAACTGAAGGACAACCAGAAGAACTGGAAGCTCTTTGACCTTCTAAATGTCCTTGAGTTCAACCAGCTGAGGATCTTTGTGAAGTCTGTGCAGCAGCACATTGCCTTGGCCCAGCTACTGGTGGAGCAGAACTTCCCAGCCATTGCCATCCACC tggtGAATTCTTGTGGCTACCAACCTACTTGGCCGAGGAATGGACATTGA